A genome region from Triticum aestivum cultivar Chinese Spring chromosome 2B, IWGSC CS RefSeq v2.1, whole genome shotgun sequence includes the following:
- the LOC123040076 gene encoding uncharacterized protein isoform X1: protein MSRDKVPYPLVFMCGYEIPMGNFSMQPFEIGSPAGGASAFVGYNGRERRAGEGDPQRRPGRLRHGRREERPRRARFSQRRPEAAIMPSASEALVAGAASDAAAPSRPIALTQSAAVARTERADVLLAGRRPLVPFKIDSVDPLRERRLPVDSSHRVVTPAARKPRRRGKPRPLAVVVRGP from the exons ATGTCGAGGGATAAGGTTCCTTATCCTCTTGTTTTCATGTGCGGATATGAAATCCCAATGGGGAATTTTTCTATGCAGCCATTCGAGATAGGCTCGCCGGCCGGAGGTGCCTCTGCTTTCGTTGGGTACAACGGGCGCGAGCGCCGCGCGGGGGAAGGGGACCCTCAACGACGGCCTGGAAGGCTGCGCCATGGCCGGAGGGAGGAGCGACCGCGGCGCGCGCGCTTCAGCCAGCGCCGGCCAGAGGCCGCCATCATGCCTTCTGCAAGTGAGGCCTTGGTCGCAGGCGCTGCGTCAGATGCGGCCGCGCCGTCACGGCCAATCGCGCTCACGCAGTCTGCAGCCGTAGCGCGGACGGAGAGGGCCGACGTGCTTCTTGCCGGCCGTAGGCCGCTCGTGCCGTTCAAAATCGACAGCGTCGATCCATTAAGAG AACGGCGGTTGCCGGTTGACTCGTCACATCGTGTAGTGACGCCGGCCGCTCGGAAGCCACGCCGCCGGGGCAAGCCAAGGCCGCTTGCCGTTGTTGTTCGAGGGCCGTAG
- the LOC123040076 gene encoding uncharacterized protein isoform X2, translating into MSRDKVPYPLVFMCGYEIPMGNFSMQPFEIGSPAGGASAFVGYNGRERRAGEGDPQRRPGRLRHGRREERPRRARFSQRRPEAAIMPSASEALVAGAASDAAAPSRPIALTQSAAVARTERADVLLAGRRPLVPFKIDSVDPLRGCEHCPDSMPTCSDEAILVSARTLGKAINN; encoded by the exons ATGTCGAGGGATAAGGTTCCTTATCCTCTTGTTTTCATGTGCGGATATGAAATCCCAATGGGGAATTTTTCTATGCAGCCATTCGAGATAGGCTCGCCGGCCGGAGGTGCCTCTGCTTTCGTTGGGTACAACGGGCGCGAGCGCCGCGCGGGGGAAGGGGACCCTCAACGACGGCCTGGAAGGCTGCGCCATGGCCGGAGGGAGGAGCGACCGCGGCGCGCGCGCTTCAGCCAGCGCCGGCCAGAGGCCGCCATCATGCCTTCTGCAAGTGAGGCCTTGGTCGCAGGCGCTGCGTCAGATGCGGCCGCGCCGTCACGGCCAATCGCGCTCACGCAGTCTGCAGCCGTAGCGCGGACGGAGAGGGCCGACGTGCTTCTTGCCGGCCGTAGGCCGCTCGTGCCGTTCAAAATCGACAGCGTCGATCCATTAAGAG GTTGCGAACATTGTCCTGATTCCATGCCCACATGCTCGGATGAAGCAATTCTCGTAAGTGCAAGGACGTTAGGAAAAGCAATCAATAATTGA
- the LOC123040076 gene encoding uncharacterized protein isoform X3 has translation MSRDKVPYPLVFMCGYEIPMGNFSMQPFEIGSPAGGASAFVGYNGRERRAGEGDPQRRPGRLRHGRREERPRRARFSQRRPEAAIMPSASEALVAGAASDAAAPSRPIALTQSAAVARTERADVLLAGRRPLVPFKIDSVDPLRGCEHCPDSMPTCSDEAILNGGCRLTRHIV, from the exons ATGTCGAGGGATAAGGTTCCTTATCCTCTTGTTTTCATGTGCGGATATGAAATCCCAATGGGGAATTTTTCTATGCAGCCATTCGAGATAGGCTCGCCGGCCGGAGGTGCCTCTGCTTTCGTTGGGTACAACGGGCGCGAGCGCCGCGCGGGGGAAGGGGACCCTCAACGACGGCCTGGAAGGCTGCGCCATGGCCGGAGGGAGGAGCGACCGCGGCGCGCGCGCTTCAGCCAGCGCCGGCCAGAGGCCGCCATCATGCCTTCTGCAAGTGAGGCCTTGGTCGCAGGCGCTGCGTCAGATGCGGCCGCGCCGTCACGGCCAATCGCGCTCACGCAGTCTGCAGCCGTAGCGCGGACGGAGAGGGCCGACGTGCTTCTTGCCGGCCGTAGGCCGCTCGTGCCGTTCAAAATCGACAGCGTCGATCCATTAAGAG GTTGCGAACATTGTCCTGATTCCATGCCCACATGCTCGGATGAAGCAATTCTC AACGGCGGTTGCCGGTTGACTCGTCACATCGTGTAG